Proteins found in one Nitratiruptor sp. SB155-2 genomic segment:
- the secD gene encoding protein translocase subunit SecD, whose amino-acid sequence MRWTNWRFVLFVAVFIVGIALSVPSILGLKSGPKITLGLDLQGGLHMLLGVDTKKAIESKIKSIASSIKYFSEQNDILLEDLKIGDKKIEFTLLDKDDAPKIEEFIQKEPGIVIKKEGLHYTLTLTPKEIESIKEYAIKQAVDTIRNRLDQFGLAEPTVAKQGKDKILVELPGIKTPEQEQRVRKLIAKAAHLQLMAVDEARQARVDTMTPEEAAEYGDVILKDRHGRKYLVKEIPILDGSMIKDARVAFDQNNQPVINFTLNSEGARIFGDFTAKNVGKRLAVVLDNVIYSAPVIRERIGGGSGQISGGFTVAEAHDVAIALRSGALLAPVYMEEKRSIGPSLGADSIRQSLIALVSGFVLVVLFMIFYYGIAGIIADIALVANLFLIIGVMALFGATLTLPGMAGIVLTVGMAVDANVIINERIRELLREGVSIKKAIEQGYKNAMSAILDANITTLIAAVVLYAYGTGPIKGFAITMSIGILASMITAIIGTHGIYEALLPKIERSKNLKTWFGIKV is encoded by the coding sequence ATGCGTTGGACGAATTGGCGCTTTGTACTTTTTGTAGCCGTTTTTATCGTTGGTATCGCTTTATCTGTTCCATCCATATTGGGACTCAAAAGCGGTCCCAAAATCACACTGGGCCTTGATCTGCAAGGTGGACTCCATATGCTTCTTGGCGTCGATACGAAAAAGGCGATCGAGTCAAAAATCAAAAGCATCGCTTCGAGTATCAAGTATTTTTCTGAACAAAACGATATTTTGCTCGAAGATCTGAAAATTGGCGATAAAAAAATCGAGTTTACCCTTTTGGATAAAGACGATGCGCCAAAGATAGAAGAGTTCATTCAAAAAGAGCCAGGTATTGTTATAAAAAAAGAGGGTTTGCACTATACGTTGACATTGACACCAAAAGAGATTGAGTCGATCAAAGAGTATGCGATTAAACAGGCAGTCGATACGATACGAAACAGACTCGACCAGTTCGGTTTGGCTGAGCCAACTGTAGCGAAGCAGGGAAAAGACAAGATTTTGGTGGAGCTTCCCGGTATCAAAACTCCTGAACAGGAGCAGCGGGTTCGAAAACTTATCGCAAAAGCCGCCCATCTGCAGTTGATGGCTGTAGATGAAGCAAGACAAGCTCGAGTAGATACGATGACTCCAGAAGAGGCAGCAGAATATGGCGATGTGATTCTCAAAGACAGGCACGGTAGAAAATATCTTGTCAAAGAGATTCCGATTCTTGATGGAAGTATGATCAAGGACGCCAGAGTTGCATTTGATCAAAACAATCAGCCGGTAATCAACTTTACCCTCAACAGTGAAGGGGCAAGAATTTTTGGTGATTTTACAGCAAAAAATGTTGGCAAAAGATTGGCTGTTGTTTTGGACAATGTAATCTACTCTGCACCTGTGATTCGAGAGCGAATCGGTGGTGGAAGCGGTCAGATCAGTGGTGGTTTTACAGTAGCAGAAGCGCATGATGTGGCCATCGCTCTTCGAAGTGGTGCTCTTTTGGCTCCTGTGTATATGGAAGAAAAAAGAAGTATCGGTCCAAGTCTTGGGGCTGACAGTATCAGACAAAGTCTTATCGCTTTGGTGAGCGGCTTTGTGCTGGTAGTTCTTTTTATGATCTTTTACTATGGAATTGCTGGAATCATTGCCGATATCGCTTTGGTGGCCAACCTCTTTTTGATTATCGGTGTTATGGCCCTTTTTGGAGCGACGCTGACGCTGCCTGGCATGGCCGGTATCGTTTTGACGGTCGGTATGGCAGTGGATGCAAATGTCATTATCAATGAGCGTATACGAGAGCTGCTGAGAGAGGGTGTGAGTATCAAAAAGGCGATTGAACAAGGATATAAAAATGCTATGAGTGCTATTTTGGATGCAAATATCACGACCCTTATCGCAGCGGTAGTGCTCTATGCATATGGTACGGGACCTATCAAAGGTTTTGCGATCACCATGAGTATCGGTATTTTGGCATCGATGATTACCGCAATTATCGGTACACACGGAATTTATGAGGCGCTTTTACCAAAAATAGAGAGAAGTAAAAACCTCAAAACCTGGTTTGGAATAAAGGTTTAA
- a CDS encoding LysR family transcriptional regulator — protein sequence MIKDFTKLETFLVVVKERSFSKASAKLGISQPAVTQQIKFLEEQLDAKLIERKKNGVRLTKEGEEVYKIVQRISKCIQNAEQELLKIINKEITFIIGASFTIGNYILPQILPELKKIIQNDILLQIDVSKNIVDNVLEKKYDLGLIESPVMKEGLVYREWMDDELVLFSNTKLPKYVRPEELYKFNWICREEGSHTRKMVAEVFENLGLSCKKFNVISEVSSSTAVVNSILRSPVDKEHPTVSIISRYAIEDEVKQGRLFEAKIKGVKIKRKLYICYLKERKNDPFLMNIVDHLFKLRH from the coding sequence ATGATAAAGGATTTTACGAAATTAGAAACCTTTTTGGTGGTTGTAAAAGAGCGTAGTTTTTCAAAAGCGAGTGCAAAGCTTGGTATCAGTCAGCCGGCAGTGACACAGCAGATCAAGTTTTTAGAAGAGCAGCTTGACGCAAAGCTGATTGAGCGGAAAAAGAATGGGGTGCGATTAACGAAAGAGGGCGAAGAGGTTTACAAGATCGTACAAAGAATATCCAAATGTATACAAAATGCGGAGCAAGAACTTCTGAAGATTATCAATAAAGAGATAACGTTCATCATTGGTGCTTCTTTTACGATAGGAAATTATATCTTGCCTCAAATACTGCCCGAGCTCAAAAAGATCATACAAAACGATATATTGCTTCAGATCGATGTAAGTAAGAATATCGTCGATAACGTATTGGAAAAAAAATATGATCTTGGTCTCATCGAATCTCCCGTTATGAAAGAGGGTTTGGTTTATCGCGAATGGATGGATGATGAACTGGTGCTATTTAGTAATACGAAACTGCCAAAATATGTTCGACCAGAAGAGCTTTACAAATTTAACTGGATATGTAGAGAAGAGGGGAGCCATACAAGAAAGATGGTTGCGGAAGTTTTCGAGAATCTGGGGCTTAGTTGTAAAAAGTTCAATGTGATCAGTGAAGTGAGTTCTTCCACTGCAGTTGTCAATTCCATTTTACGAAGTCCTGTGGATAAAGAGCATCCAACCGTTTCTATCATTTCGCGATATGCGATCGAGGATGAGGTAAAACAGGGACGACTTTTCGAAGCCAAAATCAAAGGCGTTAAAATCAAAAGAAAACTCTATATCTGCTATCTCAAAGAGCGAAAGAATGATCCATTTTTAATGAATATCGTGGATCATCTTTTCAAATTGCGCCACTAA
- a CDS encoding apolipoprotein N-acyltransferase: MFAPCCCMKDPLFQKFRGYFTITLLIKSFLIALLFSLFLFLDYFEMHSTFLTSFFALTAFYLLLKQRKIFWSGFFIGIFWFWWIGLSFRYYELHWMIPIIIFFVGFVYGVIFLSGYFLTDCFASFFPKYSTHLQTLFRASFLLTLSYIRPFGFNWFIPEIALVPTYFAFDKLSFAMFLVILVLFIRLKKWYRFLPPLGLLLIVQPHNPAPLAPVKIDLVTTHIPQSVKWNPRYKENIIDNNFKAIHQAIEKKYDLVVLPESAFPLFLDHDPIVLDRLLTLSHKIAIVTGALSFKNGKNYNSTYVLVNGRYTIIDKVILVPFGEEIPLPDPLAKWVNDLFFNGASDYQHAKKPHIFTIKGVAFTNAICYEATHPIIYTTPTRYIIAISNNAWFLPSYEPNLQNLIIRYYATIHKKVVYHATNIAKTEVIR; the protein is encoded by the coding sequence ATGTTCGCACCCTGTTGCTGCATGAAAGATCCTTTGTTTCAAAAATTTAGGGGATATTTTACCATTACTTTGTTAATAAAATCCTTTCTTATAGCACTCCTTTTTTCCCTTTTTCTTTTCTTGGACTATTTCGAAATGCACAGCACGTTCTTGACGTCATTTTTCGCATTGACAGCTTTTTATCTCCTGCTCAAACAAAGAAAGATTTTTTGGAGCGGATTTTTCATAGGTATCTTTTGGTTTTGGTGGATAGGACTCAGTTTTCGCTACTATGAACTGCACTGGATGATACCAATCATCATTTTTTTTGTAGGTTTCGTATATGGAGTCATTTTTCTATCAGGATATTTTTTAACGGACTGCTTTGCTTCTTTTTTTCCAAAATATTCTACGCACTTGCAAACACTTTTTCGGGCATCTTTTTTGCTAACGCTAAGCTACATTCGCCCCTTTGGCTTCAACTGGTTTATTCCAGAAATTGCTCTCGTGCCAACCTATTTTGCATTCGATAAGCTCTCTTTTGCCATGTTCCTTGTTATCTTGGTTCTTTTTATCCGTTTGAAAAAATGGTACCGCTTTCTTCCCCCTCTTGGACTTCTTTTGATCGTGCAACCGCACAATCCCGCACCGCTTGCTCCTGTGAAGATTGATCTTGTAACAACCCATATCCCTCAGTCCGTCAAATGGAATCCAAGATATAAAGAGAACATAATCGATAACAACTTCAAAGCCATCCACCAAGCTATTGAAAAAAAATATGACCTTGTAGTACTACCTGAAAGTGCATTTCCACTTTTTTTGGACCACGACCCCATTGTACTAGATCGCCTGCTTACACTCAGTCACAAAATAGCCATCGTCACGGGAGCCCTTTCATTTAAAAACGGAAAAAACTACAACTCCACCTATGTCTTAGTCAATGGGCGTTATACCATTATCGACAAAGTGATTCTCGTTCCTTTCGGCGAAGAGATACCTCTCCCGGATCCTCTCGCAAAATGGGTCAACGATCTCTTTTTCAATGGTGCCAGCGACTATCAACACGCAAAAAAACCTCATATTTTTACTATCAAGGGTGTAGCTTTTACAAATGCCATCTGCTATGAAGCGACACATCCTATCATCTATACCACTCCCACTCGCTACATCATCGCCATCTCGAACAATGCATGGTTTCTCCCTTCTTATGAGCCAAATTTACAAAATCTTATAATCAGATATTATGCTACAATACACAAAAAAGTGGTCTATCACGCAACAAATATCGCTAAGACAGAGGTTATTCGATGA
- a CDS encoding ATP-dependent helicase encodes MEKILEDLNEAQREAAQTVDGPILILAGAGSGKTKTITTRLAYLISLGIDPASILTLTFTNKAAKEMRERALSMLDSALYPPLLCTFHKFGLLFLKFHIDKLDRDNNFVIIDTDDKKRIIKSFKPDLPVSLVASEISKYKNSLITPEEAIASARLPNFKKISSLYKRYQDYLLENNLVDFDDLLVLTYTILDQDKELCETISNKYQFIMIDEYQDTNELQNRLVQKLCSQHNNICVVGDDDQSIYGWRGANVKNILEFPNQFDNVKIIKLENNYRSTKKILEAANNLIQHNRNRLGKKLVSTMDDGQDIEILALHDEQEEALEIGKRIQKLIDAGVRPSEIAVLFRINALSRSIEEAFNKLKINFKLVGAIRFYERAEVKDIISYLRIITNPCDEFSLKRIINRPKRGIGKATYEKLLQKANEKDECILEMLLHTSEEDLAQIIGKKSAKTILAFLHNLKYLKELSEESLYNFLEEFDRTLGIKEYYRALPDGLERVANIDEFYGMFRDYIKQNPQNSLDDFINDISLQSDQDQIGGEAVSIMSVHASKGLEFEHLFVIGMEEGFFPLTGDGCDIEEERRLGYVAITRAKRGLVLSHVKSRFYKGRRAYLEKSRFLGEAGLCKSSIKIEKSVGFKKGDLVKHKIFGIGRVIGVSKAGREFKLTINFSGQQRDILSSFVERA; translated from the coding sequence ATGGAGAAAATTTTAGAAGATCTCAACGAAGCACAAAGGGAAGCCGCACAAACAGTAGACGGTCCCATACTGATATTAGCGGGAGCAGGGAGCGGAAAAACGAAAACGATAACGACGCGGCTCGCTTATCTCATCAGTCTAGGTATCGACCCGGCTTCCATCCTCACTCTAACATTTACCAACAAAGCGGCAAAAGAGATGAGAGAGCGGGCTCTGTCGATGCTCGATTCGGCCCTTTATCCTCCTTTACTTTGTACATTTCATAAATTTGGTCTACTTTTTTTAAAATTTCACATCGACAAACTGGATCGAGACAACAACTTCGTCATCATCGATACGGATGACAAAAAAAGAATCATCAAATCTTTCAAACCAGATCTCCCCGTCTCCTTAGTCGCAAGCGAAATCTCGAAATACAAAAATTCCCTTATCACTCCGGAAGAGGCCATAGCAAGTGCGAGACTTCCAAACTTTAAAAAAATTTCCAGTCTTTATAAAAGGTATCAAGACTACCTATTGGAAAACAATCTTGTGGATTTCGATGATCTTTTGGTACTGACCTATACTATTTTAGATCAAGATAAAGAGCTTTGCGAAACAATCAGCAACAAATATCAGTTCATCATGATCGACGAGTATCAAGATACGAATGAACTGCAAAACAGACTGGTACAAAAACTTTGCAGCCAACACAACAATATCTGCGTCGTGGGAGATGATGACCAAAGCATTTATGGATGGCGGGGCGCCAATGTCAAAAATATTTTGGAGTTTCCAAATCAATTTGACAATGTCAAAATCATCAAACTGGAAAACAACTATCGATCCACCAAAAAGATCCTTGAAGCGGCCAACAATTTAATTCAGCACAACAGAAACAGACTCGGCAAAAAACTTGTCTCCACCATGGATGATGGTCAAGATATCGAAATATTGGCATTGCATGACGAACAAGAAGAAGCACTGGAAATAGGCAAAAGAATACAAAAACTCATAGATGCAGGAGTAAGACCCAGTGAAATCGCCGTACTTTTTCGTATCAATGCACTCTCGCGCTCCATCGAAGAGGCTTTCAATAAACTCAAAATCAACTTTAAACTCGTCGGAGCCATCCGATTCTATGAACGGGCGGAAGTGAAAGATATCATTAGCTACCTTCGTATTATCACCAATCCGTGCGACGAGTTTTCCCTCAAACGCATCATCAATAGGCCAAAACGGGGTATCGGAAAAGCTACTTACGAAAAGCTTTTACAAAAAGCGAATGAGAAGGATGAATGTATCTTGGAGATGCTCTTGCATACAAGTGAAGAAGATCTAGCCCAAATCATCGGGAAAAAGAGTGCGAAAACCATTCTTGCATTCCTTCACAATCTCAAATATCTCAAAGAACTCAGCGAAGAGAGTCTTTATAACTTTCTGGAGGAATTCGACAGGACTCTCGGTATCAAAGAGTACTATCGAGCACTGCCTGACGGCTTGGAAAGAGTTGCAAATATAGACGAATTTTACGGAATGTTTCGTGACTACATCAAACAGAATCCTCAAAACTCTCTTGATGATTTCATCAACGATATCTCTTTACAGTCGGACCAAGACCAAATAGGCGGTGAAGCCGTCTCCATCATGAGCGTTCATGCCAGCAAAGGGCTTGAATTTGAACATCTTTTCGTCATCGGAATGGAAGAGGGATTTTTCCCTCTAACCGGTGATGGCTGCGACATCGAAGAGGAGCGTAGACTAGGATACGTGGCTATTACAAGAGCCAAAAGAGGTCTTGTCCTCTCCCATGTAAAAAGCAGATTTTACAAAGGACGAAGAGCGTATCTGGAGAAAAGTAGATTTTTGGGTGAAGCAGGTCTATGCAAATCAAGTATCAAAATAGAAAAAAGCGTTGGATTTAAAAAGGGCGATCTTGTCAAACATAAAATATTTGGCATAGGACGTGTCATTGGAGTCAGCAAAGCTGGACGGGAATTTAAACTCACTATCAACTTTTCCGGCCAGCAGCGCGATATTTTAAGCTCTTTCGTGGAGCGGGCATGA
- a CDS encoding aminotransferase class IV, with protein MTPLFFETVRIRNGEIYHIHYHNLRLNRTIQRHFPMRKSIDLRDFIDPPQEGLYRCKIIYSDTVHSVEYFPYKAKSFHAFTLVPIDFEYSFKYLDRKNIETVSTSVSTDDAIFVKDGLLTDTSIANIAFLYKKSWITPKKPLLPGTTRMRLMEARKLQVADIEVDDLEKFEQMAIMNAMIDFLPLQGVTIQSKRRIYAL; from the coding sequence GTGACACCACTCTTTTTTGAAACAGTCCGCATCAGGAATGGAGAGATATATCATATCCACTACCACAATCTCCGTCTCAACAGAACGATACAGCGCCATTTTCCCATGCGAAAGTCCATCGATTTAAGAGATTTTATAGACCCTCCACAAGAGGGACTTTACCGTTGCAAAATTATCTATTCAGATACAGTTCACTCAGTTGAATACTTCCCTTACAAAGCAAAAAGCTTCCATGCATTTACCCTTGTTCCTATTGATTTTGAGTACTCTTTTAAATATCTTGATCGCAAAAACATCGAGACAGTATCGACTTCGGTATCTACAGACGATGCTATTTTTGTCAAAGATGGCCTTTTAACGGACACTTCCATCGCCAATATCGCATTTTTGTATAAAAAGAGCTGGATCACTCCCAAAAAACCTCTGCTTCCAGGAACGACCCGAATGCGTTTGATGGAAGCGAGAAAATTGCAAGTAGCCGATATTGAAGTGGATGATCTTGAAAAATTTGAACAGATGGCGATAATGAATGCTATGATAGACTTTCTTCCCTTACAGGGTGTCACCATCCAATCCAAAAGGAGAATTTATGCTTTATGA
- the smpB gene encoding SsrA-binding protein SmpB gives MKVIATNKKAFHDFEILERYEAGLVLQGSEVKAIRAGRVNLKDSFVKFVKGEPFVFGMHISYLDSANPHFRPDEKRPRKLLLHKKEIDKLIGKTSEKGYTIVPLKLYFNKKNIAKLEIGLAKGKTLHDKRESLKKKIMDREARAAMKEYR, from the coding sequence ATGAAAGTCATAGCCACCAACAAAAAAGCCTTTCACGATTTTGAGATTCTTGAAAGATATGAAGCCGGTCTTGTTCTACAGGGCAGCGAAGTCAAAGCGATTCGAGCCGGACGAGTCAATCTCAAAGATAGTTTCGTTAAATTTGTCAAAGGAGAGCCTTTCGTATTTGGCATGCATATCTCTTACCTCGATTCTGCCAATCCACATTTCAGACCGGATGAAAAAAGGCCAAGAAAGCTTCTTTTGCACAAAAAGGAGATCGATAAACTTATAGGAAAAACAAGTGAAAAAGGGTATACTATCGTACCTTTAAAACTCTATTTCAATAAAAAAAATATTGCAAAACTGGAAATTGGCCTTGCAAAAGGAAAAACACTCCACGATAAACGTGAGAGTCTCAAGAAAAAAATAATGGATAGAGAAGCCCGTGCCGCAATGAAAGAGTATCGATAA
- the yajC gene encoding preprotein translocase subunit YajC, giving the protein MQQQGANILGSLLPLIIIFAIFYFLIIRPQQQQAKKHKEMVNNLKKGDKIVTSGGIIAEVVKNEEDFIKAKIDDNTEVKIDKSFIAKKLKS; this is encoded by the coding sequence ATGCAGCAACAGGGTGCGAACATTCTCGGATCACTCCTTCCCCTTATCATAATCTTTGCGATCTTTTACTTTTTGATCATCAGACCGCAGCAACAGCAGGCAAAAAAACATAAAGAGATGGTCAACAACCTGAAAAAAGGTGATAAGATCGTCACCTCTGGTGGTATTATAGCCGAAGTGGTGAAAAATGAAGAGGATTTTATCAAAGCAAAAATCGATGACAATACCGAAGTAAAGATCGATAAAAGCTTCATTGCAAAAAAACTGAAAAGTTGA
- the cysK gene encoding cysteine synthase A → MIANNITELIGKTPLLKIENNIYAKCEFKNPGGSVKDRIALNMIQEAMNRGEISPKTPIVEPTSGNTGIAIAMIAAALGLQAIIVMPESMSIERRKLMQYLGAKLILTPAEQGMKGAIEKALELKRQGAFMLNQFENPDNPAMHEKTTGPEIIQECPDIGIFVAGVGTGGTITGVGRALKKHNPNVKLVAVEPKKSPVLSGGHPGVHKIQGIGAGFIPKIVDTSLFSEIIQIEDEEAILTSQELAKTKGILVGISSGANIAAAMKLAKKYPHKKIVTVLCDTAERYLSTELFG, encoded by the coding sequence ATGATTGCAAACAATATCACTGAACTCATAGGCAAAACGCCGCTTTTGAAAATAGAAAACAATATCTATGCGAAGTGCGAATTTAAAAACCCAGGTGGTAGCGTAAAAGACAGGATAGCTCTCAATATGATCCAAGAGGCCATGAACCGCGGAGAAATATCGCCAAAAACACCCATAGTCGAGCCAACAAGTGGCAATACTGGGATCGCCATAGCCATGATCGCGGCGGCTCTTGGCTTGCAAGCCATCATCGTCATGCCAGAATCGATGAGTATCGAAAGAAGAAAATTGATGCAATATCTTGGTGCAAAACTGATTTTGACTCCGGCCGAACAGGGGATGAAAGGCGCTATCGAAAAAGCATTGGAGCTCAAACGCCAAGGAGCTTTCATGCTCAATCAGTTCGAAAATCCAGACAACCCGGCGATGCATGAAAAAACCACAGGACCAGAAATCATACAAGAGTGTCCCGATATTGGAATATTCGTCGCAGGTGTCGGAACAGGCGGTACGATTACCGGTGTAGGACGTGCCTTAAAAAAGCATAATCCAAATGTAAAACTCGTCGCGGTGGAACCAAAAAAGAGTCCCGTTCTAAGTGGCGGTCATCCGGGAGTTCATAAAATCCAAGGTATTGGCGCCGGATTCATTCCAAAAATTGTCGACACTTCCCTTTTTAGTGAAATCATCCAAATAGAAGATGAAGAGGCGATTTTGACAAGCCAAGAACTTGCAAAAACGAAAGGGATTCTTGTAGGTATCAGTAGCGGTGCCAATATTGCCGCGGCCATGAAACTCGCCAAAAAGTATCCACACAAAAAAATCGTTACCGTTTTGTGTGATACGGCCGAGCGCTATCTCTCAACGGAGCTTTTCGGGTAG
- a CDS encoding 4-(cytidine 5'-diphospho)-2-C-methyl-D-erythritol kinase, with the protein MKRKAPAKINIFLKIVGTRGKYHEIASRFIRYEKLFDEIAFVPSKQEEFTIEGMNIPLQSNLIYKAYTKLKEFTQNGQLDAFFQSHKVVLNKNIPEGAGLGGGSSDAATFLLMTNEILSLKIDQKDLMHVGATVGADVPFFISKLPAANVTGIGEVIEPLEDEIPEIELFTPSVHCDTAAVYTHFRQNFLNTIQKEVAKKMLQKTSKEIVREYTPLQANDLYKSAVQICPVLQKYQEKYFLSGSGSSLFREKQ; encoded by the coding sequence ATGAAACGAAAAGCTCCAGCAAAAATCAATATTTTTTTAAAAATTGTCGGGACAAGAGGCAAATATCACGAAATCGCTTCACGGTTTATCCGATACGAGAAGCTTTTCGATGAGATCGCTTTTGTTCCAAGCAAACAAGAAGAGTTCACTATAGAAGGCATGAATATTCCTTTGCAATCCAATCTCATCTACAAAGCCTATACAAAACTTAAAGAATTCACACAAAACGGACAACTGGATGCGTTTTTCCAATCACATAAAGTGGTCTTGAACAAAAACATACCTGAGGGGGCCGGTCTAGGTGGAGGAAGCAGTGATGCGGCAACCTTTTTACTCATGACCAATGAGATACTCTCTTTAAAAATCGATCAAAAAGATTTGATGCATGTAGGTGCAACTGTGGGGGCGGATGTTCCTTTTTTCATTTCAAAACTGCCTGCGGCAAATGTAACGGGAATCGGAGAAGTAATCGAACCCTTAGAAGATGAGATTCCTGAAATAGAACTTTTTACACCTTCTGTACACTGTGACACCGCTGCAGTCTATACACATTTTCGACAAAACTTTTTAAACACCATCCAAAAAGAGGTAGCCAAAAAAATGCTACAAAAAACATCCAAAGAGATTGTACGAGAGTATACGCCACTTCAAGCAAACGATCTGTACAAAAGTGCAGTACAAATTTGCCCTGTACTGCAAAAATATCAAGAAAAATATTTTCTTAGCGGTAGCGGAAGCAGCCTATTTAGGGAGAAACAATGA
- the truB gene encoding tRNA pseudouridine(55) synthase TruB has protein sequence MNRLFVAYKPPFVSSNAFLHKIKKRYRVKKAGFSGTLDPFACGTLIIAFGAYTKLFRFLQKYPKRYRTTIWLGASSPSLDIEKIESIQDVPPLDERTIKDIINSFVGEFTYIPPLFSAKKVGGKRAYHFAARGKQIDLKPVTSTIEEISFVHYRHPFITFEATVSEGTYIRSLAEAIAKKLGFPGTLSYLERLAEGKFVYENENPLDPVQYLRTKQNFVKKSKEAIFHGAKLTIDDLAYKEDGEYHILFDDFFAIIRVEKKKVRYLLNQIPRKYQ, from the coding sequence ATGAACCGACTTTTTGTCGCCTACAAACCTCCTTTTGTATCCTCAAACGCCTTTTTACACAAGATAAAAAAAAGGTATAGAGTCAAAAAGGCTGGGTTTTCCGGTACCCTCGATCCCTTTGCATGCGGTACGCTCATCATCGCATTTGGCGCATACACAAAACTTTTTCGTTTTTTGCAAAAATACCCTAAACGTTATCGGACCACTATCTGGCTTGGAGCTTCAAGTCCAAGCCTCGATATTGAAAAAATAGAATCGATCCAAGATGTTCCACCACTTGATGAACGAACAATCAAAGATATCATCAACTCATTTGTAGGAGAGTTTACCTATATCCCTCCCCTTTTCAGTGCCAAAAAGGTTGGCGGTAAAAGAGCGTATCACTTCGCAGCAAGAGGCAAACAGATCGACCTCAAACCCGTTACATCCACCATCGAAGAGATTAGCTTTGTGCACTATCGCCATCCATTTATCACATTTGAAGCAACTGTGAGCGAGGGAACGTATATTAGAAGTCTGGCTGAAGCGATTGCAAAAAAACTTGGATTTCCTGGAACACTTTCCTATCTCGAGAGGCTTGCGGAAGGAAAATTTGTCTACGAAAATGAAAACCCCCTCGATCCGGTACAATATCTTCGAACGAAGCAAAATTTTGTCAAAAAAAGCAAAGAGGCTATTTTTCATGGTGCAAAACTCACCATTGATGATCTTGCATATAAAGAAGATGGTGAATACCACATTCTATTCGACGATTTTTTTGCTATTATTCGCGTTGAGAAGAAAAAGGTGCGATATCTGCTCAATCAGATTCCAAGAAAGTATCAATGA
- the secF gene encoding protein translocase subunit SecF — protein MEFFKTDKIYNFMGKAKLFMAISTILVLGSWALVVFKGLNFGIDFAGGTIVQVRYDKPVDIAAIRKALKKSEIFQDASVTKFGSDNEIVIRIKSSTKNLKKDIGDEARAALKGTGNFEIRRVDMVGPKVGGELREKGLMATVIAIIGILIYVSIRFEWRFALASVLALVHDVSIAMGAISLFNVPVNLDILAAILTILGYSLNDTIIVFDRIREGIVESVKLKDLNAVINESITKTLSRTTLTSLTTFFVVLTLYLFGGEIIKGFSFTLLVGIVVGTYSSIFIASPMLTILGFDLQKYRAKLAEKRKKQQEKERMRAMYEQGMV, from the coding sequence ATGGAATTTTTTAAAACGGACAAAATTTACAATTTTATGGGAAAAGCCAAGCTTTTTATGGCGATTTCTACGATTTTGGTCTTGGGTTCATGGGCTCTTGTCGTCTTTAAGGGACTCAATTTCGGTATCGATTTTGCCGGTGGGACTATCGTTCAAGTTCGATACGACAAACCGGTGGATATCGCTGCCATTCGAAAGGCATTGAAAAAAAGCGAGATTTTCCAGGACGCTTCAGTAACGAAATTTGGAAGCGACAACGAGATCGTCATTCGTATTAAAAGTTCAACGAAAAACTTGAAAAAAGATATCGGTGATGAAGCAAGAGCGGCACTCAAAGGAACCGGAAACTTTGAGATCAGACGGGTCGACATGGTCGGTCCAAAAGTTGGTGGAGAACTTCGTGAAAAAGGATTGATGGCTACAGTCATTGCCATAATTGGTATTTTGATCTATGTCTCCATCCGGTTTGAGTGGCGATTTGCCTTGGCTTCTGTTTTGGCACTCGTACACGATGTGAGTATCGCCATGGGAGCAATCAGCCTCTTTAACGTTCCGGTCAATCTTGATATTTTAGCAGCAATTCTCACCATTTTAGGATATTCCCTCAACGATACCATCATCGTATTTGACAGAATCCGGGAAGGAATTGTCGAATCTGTTAAACTCAAAGATCTCAATGCGGTCATCAACGAATCGATCACCAAAACCCTTTCAAGAACGACCCTCACCTCACTCACGACTTTCTTTGTTGTATTGACACTCTATCTTTTCGGCGGGGAGATCATCAAAGGTTTTAGTTTTACACTCTTGGTAGGCATCGTTGTCGGTACATACAGTTCTATTTTTATCGCTTCGCCAATGCTTACGATTTTAGGTTTTGATCTCCAAAAATATCGGGCGAAGCTTGCCGAAAAACGAAAAAAACAGCAAGAGAAAGAGCGTATGAGAGCAATGTATGAACAAGGAATGGTGTAA